A single Drosophila miranda strain MSH22 chromosome XR, D.miranda_PacBio2.1, whole genome shotgun sequence DNA region contains:
- the LOC117186782 gene encoding ubiquitin-conjugating enzyme E2 D4-like isoform X1 — MYFAVMPHLILRRLNFDAAARAPAATQGTDRAVRDAVNPNRNDAAEPANAGPRDATQENGFENDIGRCRIRKELAKMSSKPTEGCTVELVDGSIYTWSAVILGPSNTPYEGGHFPLEIRFPRSYPFEPPVVTFRTKVYHCNIDNGNICVDILSSAWSPSLTVEKILLSIQSLLSDPNCDSPLNSDAAAMYKKDREQYDRLAREWTDRFAKPVAPTPPQTPPQ, encoded by the exons ATGTAT TTTGCCGTCATGCCCCATCTCATTTTGAGAAGATTGAATTTCGATGCTGCCGCCCGAGCGCCCGCTGCCACCCAGGGCACCGACAGAGCTGTGCGCGATGCCGTGAACCCAAACCGCAACGACGCGGCGGAGCCTGCAAACGCTGGCCCTAGAGATGCGACTCAAGAAAATGGATTCGAGAATGATATAGGCCGCTGCCGCATCCGCAAGGAGTTAGCCAAAATGTCGAGCAAGCCGACGGAGGGGTGCACAGTGGAGTTGGTGGACGGCTCTATCTACACCTGGAGCGCCGTTATTCTAGGCCCCTCGAACACGCCCTATGAGGGCGGGCACTTTCCGCTGGAAATAAGATTTCCGCGCAGCTACCCGTTCGAACCACCGGTTGTTACATTCCGCACTAAGGTGTATCACTGCAACATAGACAATGGCAATATCTGTGTGGACATTCTGAGCTCAGCCTGGTCGCCGTCCCTGACCGTGGAGAAGATTCTGCTCTCCATCCAATCGCTGCTGTCGGACCCCAATTGCGACAGCCCCCTGAATTCCGACGCGGCCGCAATGTACAAGAAAGACCGCGAGCAGTACGACCGCTTGGCACGCGAGTGGACCGATCGCTTCGCCAAGCCTGTCGCCCCCACTCCCCCACAAACACCTCCACAATAG
- the LOC117186782 gene encoding ubiquitin-conjugating enzyme E2 D4-like isoform X2 translates to MPHLILRRLNFDAAARAPAATQGTDRAVRDAVNPNRNDAAEPANAGPRDATQENGFENDIGRCRIRKELAKMSSKPTEGCTVELVDGSIYTWSAVILGPSNTPYEGGHFPLEIRFPRSYPFEPPVVTFRTKVYHCNIDNGNICVDILSSAWSPSLTVEKILLSIQSLLSDPNCDSPLNSDAAAMYKKDREQYDRLAREWTDRFAKPVAPTPPQTPPQ, encoded by the coding sequence ATGCCCCATCTCATTTTGAGAAGATTGAATTTCGATGCTGCCGCCCGAGCGCCCGCTGCCACCCAGGGCACCGACAGAGCTGTGCGCGATGCCGTGAACCCAAACCGCAACGACGCGGCGGAGCCTGCAAACGCTGGCCCTAGAGATGCGACTCAAGAAAATGGATTCGAGAATGATATAGGCCGCTGCCGCATCCGCAAGGAGTTAGCCAAAATGTCGAGCAAGCCGACGGAGGGGTGCACAGTGGAGTTGGTGGACGGCTCTATCTACACCTGGAGCGCCGTTATTCTAGGCCCCTCGAACACGCCCTATGAGGGCGGGCACTTTCCGCTGGAAATAAGATTTCCGCGCAGCTACCCGTTCGAACCACCGGTTGTTACATTCCGCACTAAGGTGTATCACTGCAACATAGACAATGGCAATATCTGTGTGGACATTCTGAGCTCAGCCTGGTCGCCGTCCCTGACCGTGGAGAAGATTCTGCTCTCCATCCAATCGCTGCTGTCGGACCCCAATTGCGACAGCCCCCTGAATTCCGACGCGGCCGCAATGTACAAGAAAGACCGCGAGCAGTACGACCGCTTGGCACGCGAGTGGACCGATCGCTTCGCCAAGCCTGTCGCCCCCACTCCCCCACAAACACCTCCACAATAG